From a single Pyxicephalus adspersus chromosome 11, UCB_Pads_2.0, whole genome shotgun sequence genomic region:
- the LOC140341010 gene encoding transcription factor HES-5-like: protein MAPSSSPVLHCAERQLTQQPRKLRKPVIEKMRRDRINNSIEQLRLILEKEFQKHKLSSKPEKADILEMTVNFIQQYMAEKNETTSSQAHRDGYSTCIQNSVNFLSVHAEKETHMQLLQSLHGTQIMANTPVLPIAQIPSKPNTPDSSKALWRPW, encoded by the exons ATGGCTCCTTCCAGCAGCCCTGTACTGCATTGTGCTGAACGCCAACTCACACAGCAACCCAGAAAG CTGAGAAAGCCTGTTATTGAGAAAATGAGAAGAGATCGCATTAACAATAGCATCGAGCAACTGCGTCTCATATTGGAGAAAGAATTTCAGAAACATAAATTGTCCTCCAAACCTGAGAAGGCCGACATATTGGAGATGACGGTCAACTTCATACAGCAGTACATGGCTGAGAAAA ATGAAACAACTTCCAGCCAAGCCCATAGAGATGGCTACTCCACCTGCATCCAGAACTCCGTGAACTTTCTGTCTGTGCATGCAGAGAAGGAAACCCACATGCAACTGTTGCAGAGCCTCCATGGAACCCAGATTATGGCCAACACTCCTGTACTTCCCATTGCACAGATCCCCAGCAAGCCCAACACTCCAGACAGCAGCAAAGCCTTGTGGAGACCCTGGTAG